AATAAAAATAAAGATTGAAGGGAAAGCAGAGGGGACTTATTATTATCCTGCAGGTTATCTTTACACTGGGGCATATTTAGCCGGCAAAATATCCCTTGAATCTAAAAATATCACTATTTTTGAAAAAAAATTTGAGGTATATATAAATACACCTTCGCTTACAAGCGTTACATGGAACCCGCTGAGGCCCTGCGATGCTCCTTTTGCCCGGGCGTTTTATTTATCAGGTTCGGTTATATCAAAATTATTAGAAATAATATATGATGTATACGGCATTAATGCATTGATATCGGCATTAAAGGAGACAAATACAGATATACAAAATATGGTAATAGAAGCACTTGTTAACATAGGTAAACCGGCGGCTGAACCCCTTATTGCCGCATTATATGCTGATGATTTAAATGTTAAAAAAGGGAGTATTGACGCACTTGGAAAATTGGGAGACAACCAGGCAGTTGAGGATATAATTCTTGCCTTGAACGAAGAGGATTCCGGTATCCGCTGGAGGGCGGCCAGGGCGCTTGGAAACTTTCAAGATAAACGCGCAGTTGAACCTCTTATCGCCAAACTTACAGATGAAAACAAAATAGTCAGGTGGTACGCGGCAAAATCGCTTGGGGATATCAGAGATTTGCGGGCAATTGATCCTCTCACCGCTATATTGAAAGATGAAGATCCCGGAGTTCAATATTACGCAAAAGAATCTTTAAAAAAGATAAACGGTATAAACCTCAATAAAATAACTGAGATAGAAATAAGAGAACGATACCAATAAGAGATATTACCTATAATTTATCTGACCTGATAATAGAAATTACGAGCCAAAGACTTAATATTGTGGATACCGTAAAACCCAGTAAGCCGATTAAAGTAGTAAGAGATACCCTGCCTAAACCGCTTACAGTAACCGGTAATATTTCCGCGCCGGAACTAATAACAAGAGCGGAACCTATAATCGAAGCTGATACCACTATTCCCATGGTAATCCTGTTAATTCCCCTTACCAAATCAATATTAATTTTATCAAAACCGAGGTGCATAATTTCAAAACGCTGTTCTCCCCTGCTTAACTGGACAAGCACTTTCTTGAAATTTTCAGGAATTATCTTCATCAATGAATATATTTCCGCCATATCTCTCTTGAAATTCCTCATTGCAATCCTGGGATTCTGCCCTCTTTCTAAAAGCTTCACGGCATACGGCTTCGCCTTTTCCAGCACACTGCATTCAGGGTCAAGGTCCCTGCCCAACGCCTCTATCTGCAAAAAGGTCTTGAAAAGCAATAATAAATCTCTTGGAAGCTTAATATTATGTTTAAGGCAGGTTTGCATGATTTTATCAAAAATTTCTTTTATGCTTATGTGCTTAAGCGAACGGCCGTAAAACGGCTCGCTTAAATCTTTTAAATCCTGTTTAAACACAGAAATATTTGTGTTTTCATTTATTATGTCCATTTTATAAAACGTCTTGACTAATTTTTCATAATCATGTTCGCTGTAACCGATAAAAACATTGGCGATATTTTCCATCATTTCGCTATCGAGAGAACCTGTAATGCCAAAATCAATCAGCGCTATCCGCCCGTCATCCATCAGCATTGAGTTTCCGGGATGCGGGTCCGCGTGAAAAAACCCGTCTTCCATAATCTGTTTGCAAAAACAATTCAAGCCGATGTCGGCTATTTTTTTAGGGTCGCGGCCGCTTTCTTTTATCTTTTTAATTTCATCCAATTCAATGCCTTTGACTCTTTCAATTACTAAAATACGCCGCGTAGTATAATCCCAGAATACAGTGGGGATATAAATATCCTTAAAGTTTTTAAAATTTTCCCTGAATTTTTCAATACTTGAAGCCTCTGTGATAAAATCAAGCTCCTTAAGTATGGTTTTCTCAAATTCATTTACAACGCCCACAGGATCCAGGAGCCTGCTTTCTTCCAAATTCCGTTCAATCAAAGAGGCGAGCCTGTATAAAATACGTATATCCTGCCGGATTATTTCCTCTATGTCAGGCCGCTGGATTTTAACAGCCACTTCCTCGCCTGAACGAAGGGTCCCTAAATGGACCTGTGCCACAGAGGCGGCGGCAATAGGTTTAAAATCAAAAGTTTTGAAAATTTTATCAATCCCGGCTTCCGTGCCGTATTCTTCCCTGAGAATTTCTTTAACTTCATCTTGAAAAAAGGGCGGGACATCATCCTGCAGTTTCTTAAATTCTTTAATGTATTCGGATGGAATGTAATCGGGGCGCGTGCTCAACAACTGGCCGAATTTTATAAAAGTAGGGCCCAGCTCTTCAAAAACCAGTCTGAAACGTTCCGGGGCCGTGAGTTTTTTTTCTTCGTTTCCATAAATATTCAGAAGCTCGATGGTTTTAGCCAAAGGGAGATAACCTGCCAGGTTAAGCTTACTTATAAAATCCCGGAAGCCGTGCTTTAAGAACACTCTCAAAATCTGCCGCAGGCGTATTGTGTTGCGGAAGGGTGCCGTTATTTTTTTCCCCACCATTAATCTTATTCTCCAAAAAATTTATAGTTATTCTTTCCCTGCTCTTTTACATAATACATGGCAGTGTCAGCGTCGTTTAAAAGCTTTTTCTCCGAACCTTTCCCGTTGTAGTGCTGCATGCTGATACCGATACTCACTCCAATAGACATCTTATGGCCGTTGATGCTAAATGGTTTCGAAAAATTCCTGATGATTTTCCTGGCGACAAATTCCGCGTCTTTTTTCCCTTTAATCTTGCTCAGGACAATCGCAAATTCATCACCGCTTATCCGCGCCACAGTATCAGATTTACGCACGCATTTTTTTAATTTTTCCGCTGAAGTTTTAAGCACCAGGTCCC
Above is a window of bacterium DNA encoding:
- a CDS encoding HEAT repeat domain-containing protein; translated protein: MKKIRPELLVCVIFIILFIYTGEGHAQNQKLNFLADSFKKVRIIINQSYENCRPEEINLPIDDISVRLFNYAGVDVVSPDALDYDGTIKIKIEGKAEGTYYYPAGYLYTGAYLAGKISLESKNITIFEKKFEVYINTPSLTSVTWNPLRPCDAPFARAFYLSGSVISKLLEIIYDVYGINALISALKETNTDIQNMVIEALVNIGKPAAEPLIAALYADDLNVKKGSIDALGKLGDNQAVEDIILALNEEDSGIRWRAARALGNFQDKRAVEPLIAKLTDENKIVRWYAAKSLGDIRDLRAIDPLTAILKDEDPGVQYYAKESLKKINGINLNKITEIEIRERYQ
- a CDS encoding AarF/ABC1/UbiB kinase family protein; this translates as MFLKHGFRDFISKLNLAGYLPLAKTIELLNIYGNEEKKLTAPERFRLVFEELGPTFIKFGQLLSTRPDYIPSEYIKEFKKLQDDVPPFFQDEVKEILREEYGTEAGIDKIFKTFDFKPIAAASVAQVHLGTLRSGEEVAVKIQRPDIEEIIRQDIRILYRLASLIERNLEESRLLDPVGVVNEFEKTILKELDFITEASSIEKFRENFKNFKDIYIPTVFWDYTTRRILVIERVKGIELDEIKKIKESGRDPKKIADIGLNCFCKQIMEDGFFHADPHPGNSMLMDDGRIALIDFGITGSLDSEMMENIANVFIGYSEHDYEKLVKTFYKMDIINENTNISVFKQDLKDLSEPFYGRSLKHISIKEIFDKIMQTCLKHNIKLPRDLLLLFKTFLQIEALGRDLDPECSVLEKAKPYAVKLLERGQNPRIAMRNFKRDMAEIYSLMKIIPENFKKVLVQLSRGEQRFEIMHLGFDKINIDLVRGINRITMGIVVSASIIGSALVISSGAEILPVTVSGLGRVSLTTLIGLLGFTVSTILSLWLVISIIRSDKL